From the genome of Bacteroidota bacterium, one region includes:
- a CDS encoding sensor histidine kinase — RILGAVINAEEKERARLSKELHDGLGPILSAIKLYVNQLKDESDENEKQELFGITTDIIDEAIENTRTISNNLRPRVIEEYGLVKAIKEFIRKINKTQKIGITFNSENIPEKLNKTLELIFYRIINELINNTIKHAGATHVDVFLEYRDERLVLTYHDDGVGFDEQEIFDHESQGMGLNNILSRIRSIDGDVSFESQPGQGMLFKAWVDLNTLS, encoded by the coding sequence CGGATACTGGGAGCAGTTATCAATGCTGAGGAAAAAGAAAGAGCCAGGTTATCGAAGGAACTTCATGATGGCTTGGGACCCATTTTATCCGCAATTAAGCTTTATGTCAACCAGTTGAAAGATGAAAGCGATGAAAATGAAAAACAGGAACTATTCGGTATAACTACTGACATTATTGATGAAGCAATTGAAAACACCAGAACCATTTCCAACAATCTTCGACCCAGGGTTATAGAGGAATATGGTTTAGTTAAAGCGATAAAGGAATTCATCCGTAAGATCAACAAAACACAAAAAATTGGCATTACATTTAATTCAGAGAACATTCCGGAAAAGTTGAACAAAACTCTTGAACTGATATTTTACAGGATTATCAATGAGTTGATAAACAACACAATAAAGCATGCCGGTGCTACTCATGTGGATGTTTTCCTGGAATACAGGGATGAAAGGTTAGTCCTGACCTACCATGACGATGGTGTGGGTTTTGATGAGCAGGAAATATTCGACCACGAAAGTCAGGGAATGGGTTTGAACAATATTCTGTCGAGGATACGTTCCATTGACGGAGATGTTAGTTTTGAGAGTCAACCCGGGCAAGGCATGCTGTTCAAGGCATGGGTCGACCTTAATACCCTGTCGTAA